The Maledivibacter sp. genomic interval TGAAGCACCTTCATTTAAAATTCCTACAATAAATATTGGAGATAGACAAAAAGGAAGAATACAGGCTAAATCAGTTATTAACTGTAAGCCGTTAAAGAACGACATAATTGGGTCTATAAATAAGGCATTATCTAAAGATTTTAGAGAATCATTGATACATATAAAAAATCCCTATGGGAATGATGATGTATCATATAATATTCTAAAAACTATCAAAAAATATTTGTTTAATAATTCATTTAATATTAAAAAAGGGTTCTATGACATATCCTAGATGGTATTAGAAAGGTAGTTCTATTATGGAAAAAATATTGGCATTTATACCTGCTAGATCAGGTTCAAAGGGAGTAAGAAATAAAAATATAAAAGAACTAGCAGGAAAACCTCTTATAGCTCATACTATTGAGGAAGCTGTTAAGAGTAACTTGTTTGAAGATATTATTGTATCTACTGACTCACAAAATATAGCAGGTATAGCTAGGCGTTATGGGGCAAGTGTTCCCTTTTTGAGACCAAAGGAGCTTGCTACAGATGAATCTCCTACGATAGATGCCATTTTTCATTGTTTAGATTATATGAATAATGAAGGGAAGCAGTATGATATTGTAGTACTACTACAACCTACATCGCCGCTTAGAAAATCTAGTCATATAAAAGAAGCATATAAGTTGTTTAATGAAAAACAAGGAGATTTTACTGTGAGTGTATGTGAATGTGAGCATTCACCACTTTGGGCTAATGTGATCAGTAAAGATTTAAGAATGGATAATTTTATTAGGAAAGAATTGAAAAATCTAAGAAGACAGGATTTACCCAAATATTATAGGTTGAATGGGGCTATATACATAGCTAAAGTAGATAGGCTGATTGAACAAAAGAGTTTATTGGGGGAAAATAGTTATTCTTATATTATGAAAAAGGAAGATTCTATAGATATTGATAATGAGATAGATTTAGGGCTTTGTGAATTGTACCTTAATAGTATAAAGTGATGTGTTATAGATATCACAAAAGTAAATATGCTAATTACAAAAAGATTATCCAACTAAATTTTAGTATGGATAATTTTTTTATGATAAAAGTCAACAAAAATCTATTAGAGATTCGATAAAATATGACGATATATATTATAAGAGTCTATTTTGTATATGGAAACATATTTAAATACCTTAAATATAATATGCTAGTTACTAGAATGAAGGAAGCAGGTGACATATATTAAAAATATTCTTATTTCATTTCCTTATAAAGTTAACAATTTCGATGACTATGAAGAAACTTTAAATGATTTTGAAAATAGAGGTTATATTATTCATAATTTTGAGGGAATAGAAGATGATTTTAGAGTAGATATACTGTATTCTGCAATACAATATGTTAAAGAATATGAAGGTGAAGATATTAATAGAATTGTTGTGATATCAAATATAAAAGAACTTATTTTTTGTTGGTTTAGATGCTATAATCCTTTGATTGATGATTTTATTTATTTAATTGATAATTTAGAAAAAGATTTTTTTAGAAATGATATTAATTATAATTTTTATGAAAAACTTTATAAGTTCATAGATATAGATAATGAATTTATAGAAGGAAAAATATATATAAATCTAAATTTTTATAATTGTAATTGGATTTTACCATTTTTATTTGCAAACAATAATTTTAGATATTTTGATACTATAGAGAACTTTGAACTTAATAAGAAATCAAAAAAAATAGCTAGAGAAAAAATTTATAATTATTCAGAGAAAAGTTTTAGATTCGATATCAAAGCAGAACTTGTTGAGGGGGTTTCAGTAAGTGATGATAGTTATTTAAAAGTGTTATTTGATGGTAGCTTTTTCTATGAAC includes:
- a CDS encoding acylneuraminate cytidylyltransferase family protein, translating into MEKILAFIPARSGSKGVRNKNIKELAGKPLIAHTIEEAVKSNLFEDIIVSTDSQNIAGIARRYGASVPFLRPKELATDESPTIDAIFHCLDYMNNEGKQYDIVVLLQPTSPLRKSSHIKEAYKLFNEKQGDFTVSVCECEHSPLWANVISKDLRMDNFIRKELKNLRRQDLPKYYRLNGAIYIAKVDRLIEQKSLLGENSYSYIMKKEDSIDIDNEIDLGLCELYLNSIK